The following are from one region of the Anabas testudineus chromosome 2, fAnaTes1.2, whole genome shotgun sequence genome:
- the LOC113164499 gene encoding cell adhesion molecule 2-like, producing MSTFTTPAPLSSASTEKPSSFPDLVTRIGVKATDHGDLAALIGGIVSAVLLILICTIAVLMWCLSRHKGSYVTNETDEDDDDVDNHDDESVGSDAALQAKERLKLKEEE from the exons ATGAGCACTTTCACGACTCCTGCCCCTCTGAGTTCAGCATCAACTGAGAAACCTTCTTCTTTTCCAGACCTTGTGACCAGGATAGGGGTCAAGG CCACAGACCATGGCGACCTGGCAGCTTTAATCGGAG GAATCGTCAGTGCAGTGCTGTTGATACTGATCTGTACAATAGCTGTGTTGATGTGGTGTCTGTCCAGACACAAAGGCTCATACGTCACCAACGAGACGGACGAGGATGATGACGACGTCGACAACCATGATGATGAGTCTGTCGGTTCTGATGCGGCGCTTCAAGCCAAAGAGCGCCTGAAACTCAAAGAGGAGGAATAA
- the s100b gene encoding protein S100-B gives MTMTDLETSMATIIAVFQKYSEREGDKHKLKKSELKDLLHDELPDLMAHVKDQAALDSLMESLDSDGDAECDFQEFMTFISMVTVCCHEFFEHEDE, from the exons ATGACAATGACTGACCTGGAGACCTCGATGGCGACCATCATCGCCGTATTTCAGAAGTAttcagaaagagaaggagacaaacacaaactgaagaaGAGCGAGTTGAAGGATCTGCTTCATGACGAGTTGCCAGATCTGATGGCG CATGTGAAAGACCAGGCCGCCCTGGACAGCCTGATGGAAAGCCTGGACAGTGACGGCGACGCCGAGTGCGACTTCCAGGAGTTCATGACATTCATCTCCATGGTTACTGTCTGTTGCCACGAGTTTTTTGAGCACGAGGACGAGTAG